The Bacteroides ovatus genomic interval GACGAAAAAGATCAGACATTCTTGGGAAGTCCGTTGCCTAAATTTACCTATGGCATTAATAATACCTTTAATTATAAGAATTTCGATTTGACTATATTCTTATATGGTTCGTATGGAAACAAAGCGATGAACTATTTGTCCCGTCGTATTACTAACCCCAATTCGAGTGGTAATGTACACGCGTCCGTTGCCAACCATGCCCGTTTGGGATACCTTGATGGAAATTCGGATAATACCGATGTCTGGAATATGTATATATTGCCCGGCTCTAACGGTTTGTGCCGTATGTCTGTTAATGATGCCAATGATAACGACCGCATCAGTAGCCGTTATGTGGAGGATGCTTCTTTCTTGCGTATACAGAATATTGCTTTGGGATATACGTTACCGAAGAATTGGTTGAAAAAACTGAAGATAGAGAATGCGCGCATTTATGCGAATATTAAAAATGTATATACATTCACAGGCTATGACGGTTACGATCCGGAGATTGGCTCTACACAGGCGCAATATTCTTATTCCGGTCAGAGTATGCTGATGTACGGAGTGGATACGGGACGTTGTCCTTCTCCCCGTATTTATACATTTGGTATTGATTTAACCTTTTAAATAGAAAACTTCCATGAAAAAGAATATTATATTATCAGTGGTTTGTGGAATGGTCGCGATGGCAAGCCTCACTTCCTGCAATGACTTCTTGCAAGTAAGTGCCACCAACCAAAAAGAAATGGACAAATCCTTTACTACTTATGACGAGCTGCGTTTGGCAACAGCTTATCTTTATATGAAACCTTGGTTTGGTTTTCACAGTACCCGTCTGTTTGCGATGGGAGATGCACGCGGAAACAATATCTATGGTGACAACAACAACGAGACAGGTTATGCTCCTTATTGCCTCTTTACCGACAAACCCAATACACCCGGACTTGCCGATGCGTGGAATTCACTTTACATTGTTGTTACGCAGGCAGACTACATCATTAACGATTATGCACCACAGGGACGCCAACATTTCAGTGAAGCACAAGCGAATGCTTGCGAGGGAGAAGCACGTTTCATGCGGGCGGCGGCTTATTACTATTTGGCTTCTTACTGGCACGATGTGCCCATTATGGAGAATCCAATTGCTCATACGGAAGCTTTCAATATGGCTCCCACACGCTTCGAGGATGTGATTCGCTACGGTATCCGCGACTTGGAGTACGCTGCGGAGTGGTTGCCGCTTGCCGACGCGGACGGTCGTGTGACTCGCTATTCGGCTTTGGGACTACTGGCACGCTATTATGTAACGCTGGCAGCGTATGCGCGTGGCGGACACTGTACACAGGCTACTATGGATTATTATGAAGCCAGCGGTTCTCACGACTTGGCTGACATTCTTTATGATTTGGCCAAGGAGGCTGCCGGAGAAGTGATTCTTGCTCAGAACAGATATGGATTGATGGAAGAATATGAAGAAATTTTCCGGGTACAGAACAATAATTGCAAAGAGGTATTGTTTGCTTTGCAACCGCTGCAAGGTGTCGACTCCTACGGAATGGGTAACAGCAACGGAAGCGGTTTGTGCTCTTACACAGAATTGCTGAACGGTTTGAGTGCCTATAACTCCTCTTATGTATCTTACGACTGCCTGCGTATGCTGATTAATTCCGGCGGACGTTCCCGTCTGCGTGGTAATGTGCTTTGTCCGGGAGAGTTCTATGACTATATCGGTACACATTTGGTGGATGGTGGTTGGGCTGCCGGATATAAAGGCGGACAGAAAGCTGCCGGATTAGAAACGAACAGAAAAGTTGCCTTCAAGAAACAGGTAGTGGGTAGTGCTGAAGACACGAATAATATCGCTATTGCCGGGAACTCCGGTTTCTGCACACCGATGTTGCGCCTTGCAGAAGTGTACTTGTTGTATGTGGAGGCTTGCATGGGCACCAGTGATGAGCTGACCGACCGGGATGCCTTGAAATATTATGACGATGTCCGGAAACGCGGCTACAAGATGGAGATAGAGAGTGGCGAACTGACCTACTATGACACCAACTATCTCACCCGTAATGATTTGTTGAGAGAGTTTCGTGTAGAGTTCTTTATGGAAGGCCTTTGGTGGCCTACGCTGGTACGCCGTTCGCTTTACGACACAAAGTGGGTGACCGATTTTATCAATAACGAGTTGGTTATTATGACCGAAGGTGATGAAGGAGAACAGGTACGCAGTGACGAATGGGACAGCAACAGATGGTATGCTTACTATTATACGATAAACAAGAACACTCTTCAGGCGGCATTCAGTTCTGACAGTCCCCGCCAGTCCGACGGAGCCAAACTGGCGGTACGAGCTACTCATACTCCGTTGGCGGAAGGAGATTACGTACATTCGAATACCTCTGATGATAATGTATGGGCATTTTCTTATCCGGAAGTGGAAAGTACCCGTGACCCGTTATTAAATACAGCACCTGTTGCTTATGATTTTAACAAATAAGATGACTACTATGAAGATAACAGATAAGATATTAACGAATTTGTGTTTGAGCACTTTATTGCTGTTCTCGTTGTTTAGCGTATTTTCTTGTTCTGACGACGACGATGATGTCCGCATATACAGTGTGTGGAGCAATATGCTTGCTGAAGAAGCCAGACAGATAACCTCTGTTTATACCGGAACCTGGATTCGGGTGGACGGTAGTGGCTTTAGTGGTTTGCAAGCTATTTATTGCAACGGTTTGCAGGTGACGGAATACAACTCTACTTACATGAGTGACTCCCATCTCACGTTTAAAGTACCCTCCAGTGTTCCGATGGCACATGAGATAGAAGATGAATCAGTGAAAAATACCCTTAGGGTGGTGACTTCCCACGGTGAAGGAGTATACCGTTTCATCTTTAAAGATGTGAACAAGATGCCCGGCATTACAGACGTGTCATACACGTTGCCCCATCCGGGCGATCACATCACCCTTATAGGGAAGTACCTCAATGGTGCATCAGCCGTTTACTTTCCAGGCAATGACGGCAATGAAGTGCAGGTTCCCTATATCGATGGCACCGGAGATATGGTAGTGTCCGAAGATGGAACGCGGATAACTGTCAAGGTGCCTGATGGAGTGGGCGAACGGAGTGGTTCCCTCCGGGTGGAGATGGCAGAATTGGGTGAGAACTATTACACTCCCAATTATATGTTTTACGACAAAGCAATGTTTGTGCACGATCATGAAGGAACCACAGCTTTGAACTATGGTGTGTCCGGAAGTGTCATCTCTCCACAGAAATGCGCCTATTACTCAATCAACGCGGCAGATGCGCCGCAAGTACCCGCAGGTGCCAGAGCCTATATCTTCAGTATACCCGAAACTGCTCCGGCCACTCTTCCGGTGGTGAGCGATAATAATTCGCCTTTCGGTTATTTCCGTTTCAATACCGGAATGCAATTACAGTATCTGATAGACAACAGTGACGGAGAATGGGCCAGAGAAACGGATGCTCGCAAGGCGGCTTTGCAGGCGGACATCTATATGAATCATGATTGGAGCACCGGCGTGGTAGGCTGGCGCATGAACAAGAATGGAGGAAAGGGTAATGGTGAAAGTGCGTGGAATGTGGCTTCGTGGACTAACAATAAGCCATACGCATTTAACGGCAGCTGGAAGACGCTTACTTTCGAGATACATACCAAGTATGCCAACTTGGGCGAGGCGATTGATGCTTGGAGTGCGAGCGGTGTGCACTCACTGTTCACTATCCTCAACTTCGATGTCCTGTCGGCCGGATTGACAATGAAAGAGGGAGCGGATTTCCGTATGTTCATCACTAACTTGCGTTTGGTTCCCTATGTGACTCCGGAAGAATAAAATATAAACATGAAACAGATTAGATATGAAAACTTTTAAATCTATACAATCGGGAATAATTGCTTGCCTGATAATAACCTTTGTAATGGGATTATTTTCTTGCAGCGATGACAATGAAACGGTAGATAATTTGCTGCCTCCTACCATTGTAAAAGTATGTGTTTGGGATGAAGACATTGAAGAATGGATTATTCCTGGAGCAGAAAGTAAAATTCGGATTGGTACCCCTTTGCGTATTGAGGGTACTAACATGGCGCAGACGATTGCCGTCTATATCAATGGTGGGCTCATTTCTGCTTTTCATGCAGAAGACAATGCGATAGAGCTTGTTATTCCGGACATTCCTGTAGATGAGGGAGAGATTAAAGAGATGAACCTCAACTTGATCCGGGTAGTGAATAAGGCGGGAGCCGCTACTTGTACGGCCGAAGATTTTCAATTCTTTGGCAGGCAAATTACTGTGACCGGTTTTTCGCTGACTGAAAATGAAGGAAGAACGTGGGAAGCCGTGCAAGAACTGCCGATAGGTGGTAAGATACGTATTGAGGGTAACGGACTGAAAACAGCCAATGAACTGTATATTAATGGTACTTCTGTTGATTTGACCGG includes:
- a CDS encoding glycan-binding surface protein, whose product is MKITDKILTNLCLSTLLLFSLFSVFSCSDDDDDVRIYSVWSNMLAEEARQITSVYTGTWIRVDGSGFSGLQAIYCNGLQVTEYNSTYMSDSHLTFKVPSSVPMAHEIEDESVKNTLRVVTSHGEGVYRFIFKDVNKMPGITDVSYTLPHPGDHITLIGKYLNGASAVYFPGNDGNEVQVPYIDGTGDMVVSEDGTRITVKVPDGVGERSGSLRVEMAELGENYYTPNYMFYDKAMFVHDHEGTTALNYGVSGSVISPQKCAYYSINAADAPQVPAGARAYIFSIPETAPATLPVVSDNNSPFGYFRFNTGMQLQYLIDNSDGEWARETDARKAALQADIYMNHDWSTGVVGWRMNKNGGKGNGESAWNVASWTNNKPYAFNGSWKTLTFEIHTKYANLGEAIDAWSASGVHSLFTILNFDVLSAGLTMKEGADFRMFITNLRLVPYVTPEE
- a CDS encoding RagB/SusD family nutrient uptake outer membrane protein, which translates into the protein MKKNIILSVVCGMVAMASLTSCNDFLQVSATNQKEMDKSFTTYDELRLATAYLYMKPWFGFHSTRLFAMGDARGNNIYGDNNNETGYAPYCLFTDKPNTPGLADAWNSLYIVVTQADYIINDYAPQGRQHFSEAQANACEGEARFMRAAAYYYLASYWHDVPIMENPIAHTEAFNMAPTRFEDVIRYGIRDLEYAAEWLPLADADGRVTRYSALGLLARYYVTLAAYARGGHCTQATMDYYEASGSHDLADILYDLAKEAAGEVILAQNRYGLMEEYEEIFRVQNNNCKEVLFALQPLQGVDSYGMGNSNGSGLCSYTELLNGLSAYNSSYVSYDCLRMLINSGGRSRLRGNVLCPGEFYDYIGTHLVDGGWAAGYKGGQKAAGLETNRKVAFKKQVVGSAEDTNNIAIAGNSGFCTPMLRLAEVYLLYVEACMGTSDELTDRDALKYYDDVRKRGYKMEIESGELTYYDTNYLTRNDLLREFRVEFFMEGLWWPTLVRRSLYDTKWVTDFINNELVIMTEGDEGEQVRSDEWDSNRWYAYYYTINKNTLQAAFSSDSPRQSDGAKLAVRATHTPLAEGDYVHSNTSDDNVWAFSYPEVESTRDPLLNTAPVAYDFNK